The Panthera tigris isolate Pti1 chromosome A1, P.tigris_Pti1_mat1.1, whole genome shotgun sequence region TAGAATGACAGTACACTTCatagaaggaagaaataggaCACTAACGTTACAGTTTTAGAAAACTCTTGATTCCTTAAATAAATGTCTAAgaaggttgtttttcttttcatttgcaattTTGCTCTCAGTCTGTAAGCAGAAAAGTGTTCTGTTAAGAATAAGTAGAATCGGTAAGTGTCACCTTCTGAGTAACTGTTGGGAAAATGGAAGAGTCAGCTGCTTTGGTGTTTGTGATCTCTCATCTCACCGAAAGAATATGAAGTGCTTTAAGCTGTTTCTGGATAAGGCAGATGTTAGGAGAAAGTATATGTTATCTAACTAAAGCTTATTTATTATCAGTTCTAGGCTAAAGCATAACTCAAATTTTAGTCACAATTCCCTAACTGGCATGCATTAACTGAACCTTAATATGTTCTTAGCACTGTGCTAGTTTTAGTGAGAGCCATAAGAAATATCTAACACTGTTCCTGCCCACAAGTTGATTCTATTCTAGTTTAGATCACATGTAGAAAAGAGAGAACATATAATTTATTCCATCGTTTTGGAAAGCTCCTTCTAAAAGATCCCTTAAATTCAGACATGACATCTAACTAAAAATGATAATTAACTTTTATACTGTTTACAGTGTTATAgagtatttcattttctgataCACCCTACATTCTATGGAAGTGGAACCGTAGTTGAGTCACCTTTCAGAATGTTACACTGGACAGGAGTTTATGTATAACTTTATATTGTGGACAGCTGTGGCTGGAGTGGTCGCTCACAGGAGGGGACACTGGTTCAGAATAGTACcattatgattttcattttacaaataaacacAGAGGCATAGAAAgagattgagtaacttgcccaggttACACACATAGTAAGTTGAtgaagctgagatttgaacctttacatgtatgtgtatgtatacttaAGAATTTAAGAACTTCTAGTGATTTCATCTTTTATAATAACTAACACTTGAGTATTACTATGTGTGTTCCAGGtactattttaagtgctttacatactgttttgtttactggTATAGGAGCTCTAGGAGACTGACACTAGTattacatttccttattttacataAGGGTAATAAATGAGGCCTCAAGTAAATTCTCTTGGTCAGGCAGCTTCCAGTGGTGGGACCCAGCTTCAAACCTAAGCATGCTGACTGGAGAAGCCTCTAGGTGGGCTGGGACCTTGCCCTGCCTCTATGCCATGGCCTGAGGGACCATCATAATACATTTCcctctcatttttcccctttgcttcccATAGTTATAATTACAGTATAGCCATCACTTAGCactttggtctttttattttgttttgcttaacaaaaataaatatttcactgttGCCAGTAGTTTTCCTAACCATGATTACTTAATAGGTCTTTGAGTAGATTCAGcattacttaactttttttttttttttttttttaatggttgtgtaTTGTCTCAATTCCTTAGGGGCACACTGCCAGATTGGAGATTATCAAAGATACAGGTATTTTCATACCTTTGAAATGTAATGGGGCCCTACTCTAGTCTGGAGTTTGAGGAAAGGCTCTTAGGATGACCAAAAGGTTCATGGCTTTGCTTCTAGTACTTAGCTGAGACAATCTTTCTGGGTTTTCCTTGGAGGGAAATTGGAGCAGGGCTGTTCCCTAGAGGGGAGGTTCAAGCGTAGAGAGATCAGTTGGGAGGCAATGGTactgaaggaaagggaagcagaaggcaggaaggaaggtcCAAGAGTTGCTAAACCACCCTAGGCAAACATAGTATCTGTCTAGCAGAACACAGTGCACTGGTACCCATGCCAGGGATGGGGAGGGCCATGATTCAACTACATGGAAGACAGCAAAGATCATGCTAGTCACCAGGGACAGAAGTCCAAACACTTCTGCCCACTATGTAGTATCGGTTGCCAAGGAAAACACAACACACGCACTGGATGAACAGCATTTTTATTCACAGAAGAGACAGCCAAGATCAGCTCTAGTAGTGTGCCTTGGTCCTCCACAGCAGCCAAAGGCCTGAGTGCCACTCTAGTGCCTAAGCACAAGTCACCCCTATCCATGGAGTGTGAAATACTGAAACAGGGTGGGGGAGCATGCCCCAGGGATATTTGACTTTGTGCTTAATCTGAACAAAGGATTACATACCGAGTCTGGCACAGGGAAGGATATTCCCACATAAGGTGATAAGCCCAGACCAGGCTACATAGGCTCTTTAGGACTATTGGTAAGCAAGTATTCTAGGCCCAAAGCCCATTCTTATTTAGTTGAGTAGGGCTTAAAGGACTGTGAGGAGGAGACTGCCTTTCCCAAGAGTGTCCACTATACAGGAAGTGCTCAATTTTTGCTAAAGAACTTAAATCCTACTAATTGGAGACCTACACAAGAAGGCAGAGTATTCACAGCCACTACTGGTAGACATCACTTCCTCTGGGTCCTACTGGCATTACTACTGCTTGCTTTTCATAACTAGACCTGAGATGCCACAGTTTCCTGTGGGAAGGAAAATGATGAGGACTCTCTTGTTACCTCACACCTACCAGTTTCATTTTGCAGTTCTCACTTTAATAAGCAAATTTGTAGAATACAAACTTGTATTCCCCCAATTAGGTACTGGAAATAAAATGCAACTTTCAATTCCATCCCCAGTCTCTGCCCACTTGAGACATCAGGCAAAGGAATCTTGGGTGTCTTAGATGAACGTCTTGAGACCAGTGGTATTTGATCAGGGTCTGGAGATTCCTCCCTTGAGTTTTTGTCAAGTGGGCAAAAGGTAAAAAGGTGGGTTGTGGCAGAAGTCttaattttagcatattttaagGCAAAAAGTCTTTTTCCCCCAACTCCATATTGGGAACTAAAACTAACTGCTAGCGACTGCTAAGTTGAACTGATTGGACTCTCATATATTGCTAAATCCTACGCAAAATTGATTAATTTGCttaaactggtaaaaaaaaaaaggtacaagtgaatatactaaaaaccagtgAATTGTACGctttaaaaggtgaattttatgatacatactattacattaaaaaaaaaaaaaaggcaactggggcgactgggtggctcagttgggtaagcgtctgactcttgatttaagctcaggtcatcatctcagtttgtgaatttgagccccgcatcgggctccgccagtgcagaccctgcttgggattcgctgtctctccctctctctgcccctcccccgtgtgcggtctcaaaataaacaaatttaaaaaggccatgaaaaaggaataagaaaatattagcaaacttatGTAAAAGAataccccccacccacccacccaaataATAATTAGTAAATCTATCTACTACATACCTGGAGTGCCTACTATGAGCTACTTTTTAGAGAGCACGAAGAGCCAGGTTTCCAGATTGTCCTATCTGGGCCAGCAGAGAGGAGCCAGCGTGCCAAGGCCTCAGCAGATAGGGAAAAAGACACAGCAGGGTTTACGTTCGCAGCCTCGGTTCCCTACCTTACAAGCCCCGTTCGGAACCACTGTGGTTCCTGGCCCTCCGCGAGCAGCAAGTGGAGCGTTGCCCTAGCACCCACCCGCAGCTCATCGCCTCCTGTCTCCGCCCGCGACGTCCTGCCGCCCGCGCTGGTTCTTCGCCTCACCGCCCAGGAGGAAACTCGGCATAGGCTGTCCGTGAGTGTGCGGCCAGCGGGGCGGACGCCGAAGAGCCGATCCAGCGGTCACACCTGAGCGCCCAACGCAACGCGGCGCGCAAGCTAGCCGGCCCCCTCTGCCGCACGGGAGCGAAACGAATCCCGTGCAAGCACCAAGCGACGGGCGCGGAGCGGGACCTGAGAGCGCGAGGGCCTGCGGGGGCCTGCCGCACCGGCCAGTCGGCTGCCAGCGCCATCTGCGGCCTCGGAGCTCCCGGGGGCCTTCCGGGGCTGGCCGCGCGGGGCCCCGCGGTACGGCGTGACCGGCGGCTGAGGGCCCTCCGCACTGTCCTTGGCTCCCAGCCGGGCCCCGCGGACGCCAGCGGACGGCGCGCAGGCAGCGCGCCGGGCAGCCCTAGACCCGTGGCTATGGCGGCGGCGTGGGGGGCGCGGGGGCCGCTGCGACTCCTGTTCGAGATGCTGCGGGGCCGGGCGGTAGGCTTCTCGGCCAAGGTGAGTGCCGGGGCCCGCGGTGCGGGAGGCGGAGGGACGAGCCCGGGCCACCCTCCAAGGCCTCGGACCTTGATGGGGAGGCGTTCGGGTGCGGGGCACCATCGTCTTCTCCTGGCTTGCAGATCCCGTCGTTGGCTACGAAAACTGCTGTccggaaaacaaaaacaaaacaaacaaaacaaaaaacaaaaaccgagGACGAGTTTTGTTAAAGTACGAAAAGTAGTTGTAAAACTATGTGATGCTTAGAGTCACTTGAAATGACGAAAGACGCTGTGCCGCTAGATTGTGCGCTCGGTGAGAGCAGGAACCGGCTCCGGCAGGGCGCGCTCGCCGGAAACCCGCTGAGTTAACTCATTTGTTTGGGTGTGATGTTTTTGGAggaattattaataaattatcttttttttttttttttggcgtgaCAAGTCTATTCCTCTTTCGTCTTCCGCGCGGCGTCCCGTCAGTTTTCTTGAGTTAGAAATTAATGTATTAGGGTAAATTAACCTGATGGCAAGTTTTAACACGTAGCACCACCTAGTGGGAGAATGTTGCATTAAATTTGCCATTTCATCTTCGCTTGCTTGTTAGAACCCTTTGGCAGTTTGAAGGTGTttaacaagagaaatttaaaatagctcGATGATGGAGGAAGATAAGCACTCTGTTTCGTGACCATTAAGGTGAGAAAACAAGTTGAGTGCTGACACCTAAGTGTGGGCTGAGGCTTACCTGTTCCCAAAGTGCTGATGATTAAAATTGTAGGGTtcagaggaatgaataaacagacaTGATTTGAGTGGCTGCCGCGTGCTAGGCTCTATGCCGGGTGCCTTCACAATCAAGATTTCTTCCACTTaagtctttcaaaaaatgtcGACACGTAGATGTTGTAATACCCTCGCCATAGACAGGAGGATACTAGTATTCAGAGAAGCTAAGTGATTGTTCAGTATCTCCCAGCTGAACAAAGCTAGGCCTCGAATCCTATGTGTGTTCTCTCCCAAGTGTGTTCTCTCCAAATCCTATGCTTTTCCCTGTCCTTCTCCCCGTCTCctgcagaaaaaaagattaagtcCACCACAAAGGGTTCTATAGAAGGTGTGTCTCCAGGGGGACCATCTGTGTTATAGATGACGTGGCTCCATTTCACAGTCCTGGACATGTCCCTCTTCTTGCGCAGGCACCTGTGGTGAGCACAGAGTGCAAACCACCGACTTCACTGGAGATGTGCATGGCAGAGAATGTGGACAAAAGCAGCTCAGCATGTTCCACTGACTTCAGGTGACTGCTGCATTACCTCCAGCATGGTTAATAGTTTTCTTTGCAGCTACTCAGTGTGGacacagaaaatttaatttttttccattatgatCTGACTTGAGAACATATTTAGGTGACTAATAAGAATTTTACATGATCTCCTATAGTGGGTCACTGTAAAACTAATGAATAGatgttttggttctttttttttttaaattttttttttttcacgtttatttatttttgagacagagagagacagagcatgaacgggggaggggcagagagagagggagacacagaattggaagcaggctccaggctctgagccatcagcccagagcccgacgtggggctcgaactcatggaccgtgagattgtgacctgagctgaagtcggacgattaaccgactgagccacccaggctccccagttttGGTTCTTAATAGTAAATGGATTTCATAATAAGTcgttaaatgtttgtatttaattaagagcttaaaattttttttctcttttgttagtTGGGGGAAGGGTAGCTGACCTagcaaggaagagaaacaagaaaattagTTCATTAGCAACCGTTTTTTCCCTtcttagagaaaacattttttctttaagaaaatttctttaagaatgtttttctttaaaaacattttttaaatgtttatttatttgagagagagagagagagagagacaaagtatgagttggggaggggtagaaagagagggagacagaatctgaagcaggctcccgtctctgagctgtcagcacagagcctgacacaaagcttgaactcatgatctgtgagatcgtgacctgagccaaagtcaggtgattaaccgactgagccaccaggctcccctagaATAAGTTACCTTAAAGTAGGTTTGTTTACTTTGCCATCTTAATCACATCAATGTCAGTGATAAAAGATTTCAGGATTTCTGAAAGTGGGCTCAACTCAGCCCCCAGTTGCCATTTGGTGAGGAGTCCTTGTATTAGTTTTGTCTTTCTGGGTGACATTGCCTCTCTCACCTGAGCCATCAGTAGCCCTGCAGATAGGTAAGGTAGGAGGTATTGGTAGGCATTTATGGTGGAATGAGAAGTAAGCTCCTCTGACTTGCCACTAGAgtgtccttctcttctttctctggccATGATGTTTAGagttctttcaattaaaaaacagcATGAGAAGTGTGGGCCTGTTAACCAACAGAACTCTGGGTCTGTGAATTTTATCACCAGGGTGAGTAGGACCAAACTGGACACTGCTCTGGCCAGACTGGAGGGATTTGTTTTATTGGTGCCCTGAAAAAACTCACTCTGCTTAGGCTAGGGCTTTTTACCTATAATCCAGAGGATCGATGGACTCCCAGAAGTTATTATCCAAAATCCTGTGTTaagtgtgcatttatttttttcccctctggaggTTAGTTTTTCATCAGATCTGAAAGGGGATAGTGAACCCAGAGAGCTAAGACCCATGTGAGTAAGCAGTGAAGGCTGCTACTAATGTGACATGGGACCATCCAAAGAGCAGTAGACCTGGAGTTTAGAGCCCTGAGTTCTAATTCTGGACCTGACAATGGACTTGCAGGGTTTTCTTGCATGGATGTGCTTAGCGAGTTTCCCACATCCTCGAATGCTGGCCATCCGTAATGGTCATTGGTAAGACGACCAGTGGTTAATGGTTAATGGTTGTATCTGTAATAAACCAGAGACACAATTGTGAAGTTTGAGGCAACAAAAAGGTGTGGTGAGACAACATTCTATGGAGACAGCTGATTTTATATGTAGTTAGCcttgtttttgtctattttttagaacagagGAGCCAAAGGTGGTTACAAATTGTTGCCCTTAAGATTTGCTTTCCTATATCTCTCCATAAGGTAAAGAGCTTTGAGTTTATTGTAATTAAACTGAACCTCTACATTTCAGATATTAAATGTGTTCTTTTCATAGGCTGCAGATGTTCACTGTTTGACTGCAGAGGAGAGGAACCAAGTTATACATGACCTTAAAGCAGCAGGATGGTCAGAATTAAATGAGAGAGATGCCATCTACAAAGAGTTctccttcaaaaattttaatcagGTAATAATTACATATTCTTGCTAGTGCCGTCGTCTGTTTGTGTCACCTTAggctgtgactttttttttttttttttaatcctactgGTTTTGGGGTCCCATGTGAATCCAGGGTCCAAATCCTCTCTTCCTCAAGAATTCAATGGTAGTTGCTCTGTCCTTGTTGACAGGTGCTATCATCTAACCAGGTGATTCTCAGATGTATGGGAAGGGAATTGTTTTTGTCATTTGGAAAATCAGATTCTGAAACCATTGTGTTGGTGTTGATTAGGACATATAGTTtcctttcatattctttttatttttaaaaatttttaaaaaatttttaaaatttacatccaaattagttagcatatagtgcaacaatgatttcaggagtagattccttag contains the following coding sequences:
- the PCBD2 gene encoding pterin-4-alpha-carbinolamine dehydratase 2 isoform X1 encodes the protein MAAAWGARGPLRLLFEMLRGRAVGFSAKAADVHCLTAEERNQVIHDLKAAGWSELNERDAIYKEFSFKNFNQAFGFMSRVALQAEKMNHHPEWFNVYNKVQITLTSHDYGGLTKRDVKLAKFIEKAAASV